A region of the Thiomicrorhabdus sp. genome:
TTAAGTAGGTACGTCTTGAATAGCCTCCTTGTCCTTCGTGGTAAGCTAAATAAAGTTTGTAAGTATCTTTGCGTGAAATCTTTAAACGTTTATATGACTGATAGTTATACCAGCCGATAAAGTCAAATGAATCATCTATATCTGATCGTGAGGCACCCCAGTTACCGGTGGCTTTCATGTAATCATGCCATGTGCCGTCTTTAGCTTGAGAATAACCATAAGCTGATGACCTTCTTGGTAATGGGATTAATCCAAGTGCATATTCTCTAGCAGGTTGTGCGTCTGGTTTAAAGCGTGATTCTTGGTGAATCATTGCCATTAAAACATAGGGAGGCGTGCCCCATTTTTTATAGGATTTTTGAGCAGCTTCTTTCCAATCATCATCATGGTTATAGATAGAACATAAGTTATTGTATGTGCTTTTTGGTGGAGGAGTACTGCTGCAACCACTCATTAATAAGCTAATGAAGGCAAGTCCAATAAGAGTGTAATATTTAAGGCTCATTATTTTTTTGTCCCATAGTAAAAAGGTTTACGGTAAATCACGTTTTTGTCACTATCTAAAACTTCTAAATACCAGGGGCCTTGCCAGGCACTACTGAGTTTTTTTGATGACCAGGTTCTAAAGTGATTGCTCTCAATATCTAATTTAACAGTAGAAAGGATTTCTTTATCGGTTCTCCAGCGGTGATAAATGGTTTGACCTTTAGCATTTGATATTTCTGTATAAAAATAGATTTTACGTATATATTTTGGAATTTCATCATCCAATACATTAACTGGAGTTTTGTTTTCTACATTTTGGCTGATTTGAGCATTAGATACAATGATATTGCTAGTCGTCAGTGGCTCAAGTGGTAGATTAACTTTATCCGGTTGTGTTTGCTGGTTTAAAGCTAGATCATTTCTTTGATTGTCAGATAGCAGTGAGAGACTAGGTTCAGAGATTTGAATTTGGCTGGTTTCTGGAACCCTAGAGGATTGACTGCTAGGTAAGTTAGAAGCTGGTTGCGTAGTCTGTTTGGGTGCTACTTCAGGAGGCCGATTATTATCAATTAAGGCTTGTTGATTGGCTTGTTCTTGTTCTATGTTATGTATCATTAAACTGGCAGTTGCTATGCCGCCAATTACCATAAACATAAACCAAACAAAACGTTTACGCCATTCAGGTTTATTGGCCTGTTCATTGGCGAGACTAACATCTTCAATTGCTTGCTCCCAACCTTGCTGAAAGTAATCACGCATGACCATGTCTCTGCGGATATTGCTAGGCATGCTAGTAACTCTTTTGCCTTCAATCGCCATTCTATAGCCTTTTTTAAAGGCATATTGATAATCGATATTGTCGGTTTCAGGCATTTGCATAGGGAGAAATAAAGCCTAATAATTAACTGTTTTGGGATTGATCAAATAAAGCTTCGGTAAAACTTTTGCTATCAAAGCTACGTAAATCATCAATTGATTCACCGACACCAATAAAACGTATTGGAATTTGACGTTGCTCTGCCAGTGCAAAGACAATACCGCCTTTTGCTGTTCCATCTAACTTGGTTAAGGTAATTCCAGAAACGTTTACCGCTTCTTGAAATTGTTGAGCTTGGTTAAGTGCGTTTTGTCCTGTTCCAGCATCAATCACTAACATCACTTCATGCGGTGCGGTTTCATCTACTTTAGCAATAACGCGTTTTACTTTTTTTAGCTCTTCCATTAAGTTAGATTGAGTATGTAAACGGCCAGCCGTATCGGCAATTAAGATATCAATTTTTTTGGCTTTGGCAGATTGTATGGCATCAAAAATAACTGCGGCAGAATCTGCACCTGTTTTTTGTGCCATCACTGGAACATTGTTGCGTTCCCCCCACGTTTGTAACTGTTCAACCGCTGCGGCACGAAACGTATCACCAGCGGCTAACATCACAGATTTACCTTCTAGCTGATACTTTTTAGCAAGTTTACCAATGGTTGTGGTTTTACCTACACCATTAATACCCACCATTAAAATCACAAACGGCCCAGCATTTTTAGCTAAATGGCTATCAATATCTAATGGTTGCGACATTGGATCAATTATCTCTTGAAGCTGAACTTTAAGGGCATTAATTAATGCTTCAGGGTCTTTTAGTTCTTTACGAGAGACTTGTTCAGTGAGGTTTTTGATGATTCTATCGGTTGCGTCGATTCCTACATCGGCGGTTAACAAAATCATCTCAAGATCATCTAATAGATCTTCATCAATTTCTTTGCGACCTAATACTAGGCTTGCCAAACTATCAGTGAAGCTCTGGCGAGTTTTGCTGAGTCCATTTTTTAAACGGGTGAAGAAGCTTACTTTTTGCGGTTGTTCAACTTGCTCGGTTTTCTCAATAGCAATATCGCCATTAGACATTGTCGAGCTATCAACTGCTGAGTTGGTATCGGCATCAGCTTCTTTAATCTCTGTAAGATCTTTCAGTTCTTCAATCGGTGCTTCGACAGTTTCTTTGGTTTGTTTTAATGCATCATTGATTAAGTGATCCAATGCAATATCAGTATCAGCTGGCTTGTTTGCCGTTTTAGTTAATTCGGTTACTGAAGTTTGCTGAATAATTTGATCAGCTGTTTCTTTATCATCAATTACAGGTTCACTTTCAACCTCTTGAACCGGCTGGTTTGGCAAAGAGTCCGATTCATTCTGTGTCTGTGGTTGTTTTTCTTCAGACAGCAAATTGTCTTCAAGGTTTTGACTGGTTTCTTCAGCAATATTTTCTGAAGTTTCTTCATTTTTTTTCTTACGTCGCAAAAAGCTAAACATGCGTTTTCCCTGAAACTGGATTGAATGTTGTAGTGTAAATTATGTTGGTGGTTTATATCGGTTTTATGGGGTGTTTACCCTAAAAATCCAAGTTTTATTCATACTTAAATTAAAAACTCTCGTTATTATAAATGAAATCATTAAGTGTTTGGCTCAACAGGCCTAGATTCTCAGAAGGGCTAAGCCATTTTAAGTTAGCAATGACAACGTTAAATATTTTAAAAGATAAATATAAATATAAATTTACCAGGCCTGGTAAATTAGCTTAAATGTATCAAACTATGACTTTATTTCATGACAATGCCACACAATCATTAAAAGATAAAAAAGATTTTTTAAGTTAGATACCCAATATAAAAAATATAAGACAAATAACTCAAGATAAACAAGGAAACTTCATAATGGCTACAAGAAGGTTTGCTATAAGCGTTGCCTCGGCAATATTACTTGCTGCGGTAAGTTTACCGAGTATGGCAAAAGTAACAGAATTTACCTTAGACAACCAAATGAAAGTGTTGGTTAAAGAAGACCATCGTGCACCTGTTGTGGTGCATCAAGTTTGGTATCGTGTGGGTTCTAATTATGAGCACAGCGGTAAAACGGGTATTTCTCATATGCTTGAGCACATGATGTTTAAAGGTACCAAAAAACTTAAGCCAGGTGAGTTCTCTAAAATAGTTTCAAAAATGGGTGGTCAAGAAAATGCCTTTACCTCTACTGACTATACCGCCTATTACCAAGTGGTGGGTAAACAGCATTTAGGTGAAGTAATGAGCTTAGAAGCCGATCGTATGCGAAATATTGTGCTTACCGATAAAGAATTTTTGAAAGAGCGAGATGTGGTCACCGAAGAGCGTCGTTGGCGTACTGAAGATAAGCCAACAGGTAAATTATATGAGCAGTTTATGGCCACCGCGTTTATGAACAGTCCTGCTCATCATCCCGTTATTGGTTGGATGCCAGACATTAGAAGCTGGACAGCGACGGATGCTCGTAATTGGTACAAGCGTTGGTATGCACCAAACAATGCAACATTAGTTGTGGTAGGCGATGTTAATCCGCAAGAGGTATATAAATTAGCCCAAAAATATTACGGAAAAATCAAACCAGAAAAAATGGTTCAACCGCCGCCGCAAACAGAGATAGAGCAAGAGGGGCCAAGACGAATTGTGCTAAAAGGGGCAACTAAAGCTCCAAGTATATTAATGGGCTTTCATGCTCCAACATTAGTTACCGCTAAAAATGCAGAACAACGTAAAGAGGTGTTTGCTTTAGAGGTATTGAGTTCAATTTTAGATGGTGATGACTCTGCTCGTTTAACCAAAGACTTGGTGAGAAAACAGCAAGTGGTTGCTAGTGTGGGTGCTGGGTATGACGCAACAGACCGTTTGAAAACATTATTTATGTTTAGTGCAACACCGTCTGAAGGAGTTACGCCAGAACAGACAGAAAAAGCAATTTGGAAAGAAATTGAAAAACTACAAACGGAACCTGTTTCACAAGAAGAGTTAGACCGTGTACTGGCGCAAACGGAAGCTCAATATATTTATCACCAAGACTCTATTCAGTCGCAAGCGATAGTGCTTGGTTCTTTGGTCAGTGTTGGTTTGCCAGCAGATACCTTAGATAAATGGGTAGATGAATTGCGTAAAGTTACCCCAAAACAATTACAAGCTGTAGCAAAAAAATACCTACAAAAAGATAAAGTGACGGTGGCTACTTTATTGCCAAACGGTAAAACCATACAAAGAAAAGCGGGTGCGGGCATGCATTTAGGAGATATACACTAATGAAAGTATTTATAACAAGACCAATTTACCAGGCCTGGTTGTTTATTGGCTTTTTGTTGGTAAGTGTATCGGCATTTGCTGGGGTACATATTGAGAGCTGGCACACCGATAATGGGGCTAAAGTCATGTATGTGCAGGCCAAACAGCTCCCTATGCTTGATATTGAGATGACTTTTGATGCGGGCTCTGCAAGAGACGGCGATGTTTGGGGGCTTGCCTCAATGACATCTAATTTACTGGGTACAAGTACGTCTAAATTAAATGAAGAGCAGGTTTCTGAAACCTTTAACAACATTGGGGCACAAATTGGTTCTAATGTGAGTCGTGATAACGCTTCTGTTTCTTTGCGTACACTTACGCGACCAAAAATCATGAAAACGGCACTGGATAATTTTGCAAAATTAGTCAGTGATTCTCAGTTCAAACAAGCTATTTTTGAACGTGAGATGCAACGCCTAAAAATTGGTTTAAAACAAAATACGGTTAAGCCACAGGTCATGTCTAATGAAGCTTTATGGAAGGCGTTATATGGTAATCATCCCTATGCACATCCAGTTTCTGGCACGCTAACATCTGTGGATAAAATAACCCTAGATGAAATTAAGACGTTTTATAAAAAATACTATGTGGCTTCAAATGCGGTTATAGCAATTGTTGGTAATGTGGATAAAGCTCAAGCCAAAGCGATTGCTAATCAGCTGACTAAAAATTTACCAATAGGTTCTAAACCACCAGGCCTGGTAAATCCAACAAAAGAACCTAAACAGCAAATTATTAAAATTAATTTTGATTCAACTCAAACCTACTACTCTCTTGCACAATTAGGTATAGAGCGTGGAAATCCTGATTATGTGCCTTTATTTGTGGGTAATCATTTATTGGGTGGTGCTGGTTTTGGTTCGTTGTTAATGGACGAAGTACGTGAAAAGCGTGGATTAGTTTATAGCGTGTATAGCTACTTTGCACCGCAAAAAGTCACGGGCCCTTTTATTATTGGGCTTTCTACCAAAAACGCCACCGCTAACCAGGCTGATAAGGTAGTAAGAGAAACTTTAGATGGCTTTCTAAAAGACTTTTCAGATAAAAAACTGCAAGCCATTAAAGATAACTTAATTGGTGGTTTTCCGTTAAGAGCGGATAACAACGGCAAAATTTTGGGCTACATTTCTATGATTGGTTTTTACGGTTTACCGTTAGATTATTTAGATGAGTTTCCAAAACAGATTGCTAAAGTAACCAAACAAGATATCTTACAGGCCTGGAAAAAACACATTCATCCTAAAAAGATGGTGGAAATTATGGTGGGTAAACCGCAATAAATAGGTGATAAATTAGAAACAGGAAATGAATTTTTAAGTTTATTCAAAGGTATTAATGGCAGTTTTTAAGGCTATCGTGTTAATAGTCCTTGTTTTAAATTAGTTTGTTTACGTGTTTTAATGAAAGTTTTTTGAATAAGAGAGGCATCAAAACTGGCTCTATGTCGTTCTTTTTCATGACCTTTTAACAGCTTGTTTTTGGTTTCATGCCAAATTTCCATCTGATCTTCCGTCAAAATAAGTTCTAAAGTACTTACGGTGAAGGTAGGTGATTTATGGGCGGTGTAAAAAAGTTTTTTTACCCAAGAATCATCCACTACCCAACCATCAGAATACACCGTTTGATTACCTAAAAGAGCATTCAGTTCATCCACGACCTTATCAACGGGCTTGCCATATTTTTGTAAAACATCTTTAGTTATCTGGTGAACTTTTTCGGCCTCTAAATCCCAATCTTGCCAAGACTCATCAGGCATAATTAACGCACAATAACGTTCTCCGGTATGTAATACAACACCAACCTCAATCGGGTAAGAATCGCTACTTAAGCTAGATGCCTCCAAATCAATAATATTAGGTATGCCACTAAACATAGAAAGACTTTAAAGTATAAATATAGTCAGTCTTTATACTTTAAAAATCATAAGCATACAAGCGTAGTGTTATCTGTTTTATGTACTAATGCTTCTGTTTTTAATGCATAAACTCTATTTACCTTCATGTAAATTACCAGGCCTGGTTATAATTAACAGATAAATAGTAGATAAACGTAAAGAGATCTTAGCATGAGATCATAAACAAATAAAAATGGCTAAAATTTCACTGCTTTTCGTTCTAAAACTTGTTAATAGTTAGCTATTAACTGCGTTTCAGGCCTTAACCAGTAAAAATTTTCACTCATTTTTCTTTTGTCCATAACTCGTGCAAAGGTCTCGTTAAATTTTTTTAAGCGTATTTTATGGCACTAAAATTTTGGTGCTCAAATTAGTTAAAGGGTTAAGAATGGCTCAGGTTGGACAAATAAACCAATTAAAAATTGTTAAAGAAGTCGAATTTGGGCTGTATTTAGACGGTGGTGATTTGGGTGAGATTTTATTGCCTAAACGCTATGTACCTGCCAATGCCAAAGTCGGGCAAACGCTAGAAGTTTTTATTCATTTGGATTCACAAGATCGTTTAGTAGCAACCACGGATAAACCTCTGGCTGAGGTGGGTGAGGTAGCCTATTTAAAAGTGACCGATGTAAATAGAACCGGTGCTTTTATGGATTGGGGAATGCCTAAGGATTTATTGGTACCTTATGCTGAGCAACGAGTGCCAATGGAAAAAGGCAAATTTTACTGTGTTTATCTATATATGGATTTAAGTGATCGTATTGCTGCATCCAGTAAATTGAGTTTACATCTTAAAGAAACCAATGATAATTTTAAAAGCGGCCAGCCTGTCAAACTCATGGTGGTGAGTAGAAGTAATATGGGATATACCGCATTAATTGATGGTACGCATTTAGGGCTTATTCATAATTCGGATATTTTACAGCCATTGAGAATGGGGCAAAAAATGCAGGGTTATATTAAAGGCATTCGTCCTGACCATAAAATTAATCTTACTCTTCAAAAGCGTGGGCAAGAAGCTCAAGATGAATTAGGGCAGATGATTCTTGCTGTATTAGAAGTGAATGGTGGTGTATCAGAGTTAACGGATAAAAGCTCTCCAGAAGCCATTTTTAAACAATACAGAGTGAGTAAAGCAGCCTATAAAAAAGCATTGAGTAAGTTGTACAAAGCGAGAAAGATTTTAATTACTCCCGATCAAATCTCGATTGTTTAATTTGCCACCAAGGTTTTATGATGCTTAATTTTATTATCAAGTATAAAACTGGTTTGCTTGTAATAGGTTTTTTATTGTTGTTGCAGCTTTTTACTTTTTATACGGTCTCTCAATATGCATCGTTGATGAGTCAAAACCAGTTAAAGACCTTAGCTTCAAAAATTAATAATGAAATAGAACAAAGCATTATTGATAAACAGCGAGCAACAACAGCCCTTGCCTTTGCCCTAAGTCATGATGTTACTAGGTTAGAAATTTCACCTGAAAAGCTAGAACATAATATCGAGTTTAATTCTTTAATTGCACAAATTAAAAAGCATTCTGATTACAAAAATCTTGGGGTTCAAATTGTAAATAAAGAGGGGAGTGCTGTATATCGAAGCTGGAGTCCATTCCACAATAAATTGTCTAATGTTCACCCTGAATTCAATTTAGCTTTGCAGAGTGGTGATCTGGTAAAGGGCGTTGCATCAGGAATGTTTGGTGTCGTTCTAAAAACGGTAACACCTATCATTCAGAACGATCAAATAGTTGGTTTTTTAGACCTCATTTCGCATTTCAACTCCATACAGCACAGTTTGGAGACAAAACATATTGATTCAATTGTTATTGCTACCGAGGAACGCTCAAAATTGATTACAGTGCCTTTTAGTTCACATCGAATAGGCCCTTTTTATATTGCAAATCTTAATCCTAACCCTAGTTTAATGAGCAGTCTTAATGAAAAGATTGTTCGTAATTGGCAAGATAGACAAAAAAACTATTGGTTATGGCAAGATAAACTGGTCGTAAAACATCCCTTAAAAGGGGCTGATAACACAATTCACGCGTATGTTTATGGAATGTCTTCTATTGCAGATCTTACCAGTCAAACTGATTTATTTGTCTCATTGGTAAATAAAAAGAACTTCTTTATTACTGCCGATATCGTTATCTCAATTACCTTATTAATGGGGCTAGCATTATTTTATGTGAGAGCTCAAAGACAGTATTATCACGATATTCTTAACTATGAAGAAGAGGCCGTATTGGTTACCAATGGAGAGCAGTGGGTTGATGCAAATTCCCAGTTATTTCACTATTTTCCAGGTTTGAAAGAGAATGATTACAAGTGTATTTGTGATTTCTTTGAGAAAGAAGACGGCTTTTTGCAAAAGTACATGGATGGCGTTTTATGGATTGAGTATTTGACTCAACAACCGTTTAAGCAAAATAAGGTATTGGTTTTACAAAACGGCTCTAGAAAAATTTTTCAAGTTAAGGCCAGGAAACTCGATTCACCGTCATCGCTCTATGTGGCTGTGCTCACGGATATTACTACAATTGAAAACCTAAATACTCAACTTCATGTTCAGAGCTTAACTGATGAACTTACTCAGGTAGGTAATCGTAGAAGTTTTAATGAAGCTTTATCGAGAGAGATTGAATTATCAAAACTAAAAGGACAAAGCCTCTCTTTAATTTCATTTGATATTGATTACTTTAAAGCAGTCAATGATAGCTATGGGCATGCGGTGGGTGATGAAGTACTTAAAAGTGTTGTCCAAACTGTTCATTTAGTTTTACGTAAGACGGATGCTCTTTTTAGAGTCGGTGGTGAAGAATTTATGGTCTTACTGTCCATGCAAAACCATGACGAAGCCGCTATTGTTGCAGAAAAGATTCGCCAACAAATAGAAAGCACACACATTGATACGGTTGGACAAATAACCGTAAGTCTTGGGGTAACTCAGATGACAATAGATGATGATCAGTCATCCTTATTAATTAGGGTTGATAGAGCAATGTATAACGCTAAAGAGAGTGGTCGAAATCGAGTAAGCGTGGTTTAAGAAATGGCAAATAAAACAAACAAGACAAAAAGTAACGCAATAAAAAAGAGAAATAACTCAAGTGGAGTAGTAAGAATTATTGGCGGCAAATTTAGAGGCCGAAAACTTCCTGTTTTAGATGCTGAAGGATTACGTCCAACCTCAGATAGAGTTAAAGAGACATTATTTAACTGGCTACAGTTTGAGGTGGCGGGAGCGAGTTGTTTAGATTTGTTCGCAGGTTCTGGTGCTTTATCCTTTGAAGCCATTTCACGTGGAGCAAAACAGGCTAGCTTATTGGAGTTGAACACAAAAAATGCCCAGCAATTACGCCAAAATTTAAACATGTTAAATATCTCAAATGCCAAGGTTGAACAAACAGACAGTTTGCTTTGGTTAAACAAACCTTGTGAACAGGCTTATGATTTAGTGTTTTTAGACCCTCCATTTCATAAAGAGTTTATGCAAAAAGCGATTGATTTACTGTTTGCTAATGGTTATTTAAATGATCAGAGTTGGTTATATTTAGAACAAGAAAAACAGCTTGATTGGCCGAGTTTGCCGCAAGGTTGGGTTTGTCATCGTGAAAAAACTACGTCTCAAGTTAGATTTGGTTTATTTAAATATATAGATTGAGAAACCGTAAGGAATAAAAACAATCATGAAATGAAAGTGTTAGACAATAAAAAACGGCTGTGTTTACCAATGAACACAACCG
Encoded here:
- a CDS encoding S1 RNA-binding domain-containing protein, which translates into the protein MAQVGQINQLKIVKEVEFGLYLDGGDLGEILLPKRYVPANAKVGQTLEVFIHLDSQDRLVATTDKPLAEVGEVAYLKVTDVNRTGAFMDWGMPKDLLVPYAEQRVPMEKGKFYCVYLYMDLSDRIAASSKLSLHLKETNDNFKSGQPVKLMVVSRSNMGYTALIDGTHLGLIHNSDILQPLRMGQKMQGYIKGIRPDHKINLTLQKRGQEAQDELGQMILAVLEVNGGVSELTDKSSPEAIFKQYRVSKAAYKKALSKLYKARKILITPDQISIV
- the ftsY gene encoding signal recognition particle-docking protein FtsY, translated to MSNGDIAIEKTEQVEQPQKVSFFTRLKNGLSKTRQSFTDSLASLVLGRKEIDEDLLDDLEMILLTADVGIDATDRIIKNLTEQVSRKELKDPEALINALKVQLQEIIDPMSQPLDIDSHLAKNAGPFVILMVGINGVGKTTTIGKLAKKYQLEGKSVMLAAGDTFRAAAVEQLQTWGERNNVPVMAQKTGADSAAVIFDAIQSAKAKKIDILIADTAGRLHTQSNLMEELKKVKRVIAKVDETAPHEVMLVIDAGTGQNALNQAQQFQEAVNVSGITLTKLDGTAKGGIVFALAEQRQIPIRFIGVGESIDDLRSFDSKSFTEALFDQSQNS
- a CDS encoding pitrilysin family protein, with protein sequence MKVFITRPIYQAWLFIGFLLVSVSAFAGVHIESWHTDNGAKVMYVQAKQLPMLDIEMTFDAGSARDGDVWGLASMTSNLLGTSTSKLNEEQVSETFNNIGAQIGSNVSRDNASVSLRTLTRPKIMKTALDNFAKLVSDSQFKQAIFEREMQRLKIGLKQNTVKPQVMSNEALWKALYGNHPYAHPVSGTLTSVDKITLDEIKTFYKKYYVASNAVIAIVGNVDKAQAKAIANQLTKNLPIGSKPPGLVNPTKEPKQQIIKINFDSTQTYYSLAQLGIERGNPDYVPLFVGNHLLGGAGFGSLLMDEVREKRGLVYSVYSYFAPQKVTGPFIIGLSTKNATANQADKVVRETLDGFLKDFSDKKLQAIKDNLIGGFPLRADNNGKILGYISMIGFYGLPLDYLDEFPKQIAKVTKQDILQAWKKHIHPKKMVEIMVGKPQ
- a CDS encoding pitrilysin family protein, yielding MATRRFAISVASAILLAAVSLPSMAKVTEFTLDNQMKVLVKEDHRAPVVVHQVWYRVGSNYEHSGKTGISHMLEHMMFKGTKKLKPGEFSKIVSKMGGQENAFTSTDYTAYYQVVGKQHLGEVMSLEADRMRNIVLTDKEFLKERDVVTEERRWRTEDKPTGKLYEQFMATAFMNSPAHHPVIGWMPDIRSWTATDARNWYKRWYAPNNATLVVVGDVNPQEVYKLAQKYYGKIKPEKMVQPPPQTEIEQEGPRRIVLKGATKAPSILMGFHAPTLVTAKNAEQRKEVFALEVLSSILDGDDSARLTKDLVRKQQVVASVGAGYDATDRLKTLFMFSATPSEGVTPEQTEKAIWKEIEKLQTEPVSQEELDRVLAQTEAQYIYHQDSIQSQAIVLGSLVSVGLPADTLDKWVDELRKVTPKQLQAVAKKYLQKDKVTVATLLPNGKTIQRKAGAGMHLGDIH
- a CDS encoding DUF2914 domain-containing protein — its product is MQMPETDNIDYQYAFKKGYRMAIEGKRVTSMPSNIRRDMVMRDYFQQGWEQAIEDVSLANEQANKPEWRKRFVWFMFMVIGGIATASLMIHNIEQEQANQQALIDNNRPPEVAPKQTTQPASNLPSSQSSRVPETSQIQISEPSLSLLSDNQRNDLALNQQTQPDKVNLPLEPLTTSNIIVSNAQISQNVENKTPVNVLDDEIPKYIRKIYFYTEISNAKGQTIYHRWRTDKEILSTVKLDIESNHFRTWSSKKLSSAWQGPWYLEVLDSDKNVIYRKPFYYGTKK
- the rsmD gene encoding 16S rRNA (guanine(966)-N(2))-methyltransferase RsmD; the protein is MANKTNKTKSNAIKKRNNSSGVVRIIGGKFRGRKLPVLDAEGLRPTSDRVKETLFNWLQFEVAGASCLDLFAGSGALSFEAISRGAKQASLLELNTKNAQQLRQNLNMLNISNAKVEQTDSLLWLNKPCEQAYDLVFLDPPFHKEFMQKAIDLLFANGYLNDQSWLYLEQEKQLDWPSLPQGWVCHREKTTSQVRFGLFKYID
- a CDS encoding GGDEF domain-containing protein, with translation MSQNQLKTLASKINNEIEQSIIDKQRATTALAFALSHDVTRLEISPEKLEHNIEFNSLIAQIKKHSDYKNLGVQIVNKEGSAVYRSWSPFHNKLSNVHPEFNLALQSGDLVKGVASGMFGVVLKTVTPIIQNDQIVGFLDLISHFNSIQHSLETKHIDSIVIATEERSKLITVPFSSHRIGPFYIANLNPNPSLMSSLNEKIVRNWQDRQKNYWLWQDKLVVKHPLKGADNTIHAYVYGMSSIADLTSQTDLFVSLVNKKNFFITADIVISITLLMGLALFYVRAQRQYYHDILNYEEEAVLVTNGEQWVDANSQLFHYFPGLKENDYKCICDFFEKEDGFLQKYMDGVLWIEYLTQQPFKQNKVLVLQNGSRKIFQVKARKLDSPSSLYVAVLTDITTIENLNTQLHVQSLTDELTQVGNRRSFNEALSREIELSKLKGQSLSLISFDIDYFKAVNDSYGHAVGDEVLKSVVQTVHLVLRKTDALFRVGGEEFMVLLSMQNHDEAAIVAEKIRQQIESTHIDTVGQITVSLGVTQMTIDDDQSSLLIRVDRAMYNAKESGRNRVSVV
- a CDS encoding transglycosylase SLT domain-containing protein translates to MSLKYYTLIGLAFISLLMSGCSSTPPPKSTYNNLCSIYNHDDDWKEAAQKSYKKWGTPPYVLMAMIHQESRFKPDAQPAREYALGLIPLPRRSSAYGYSQAKDGTWHDYMKATGNWGASRSDIDDSFDFIGWYNYQSYKRLKISRKDTYKLYLAYHEGQGGYSRRTYLKKKWLLAVAKKVSNRARMYKKQFRKCR